From one Triticum dicoccoides isolate Atlit2015 ecotype Zavitan unplaced genomic scaffold, WEW_v2.0 scaffold108439, whole genome shotgun sequence genomic stretch:
- the LOC119342899 gene encoding uncharacterized protein LOC119342899: MDDDNIRAVLLVKQILGCIAFWVQLATYAILLLCSAAVIFHAGPFIAIGVSLWRLKQHDYGNSDGDSSTANMKPALDVLYIIVVVQGAIINYSLMLNALVPKKLVAVVAKIYGFEGPGVALVKKYMIETRKGCAKHPSFAKGRNLVTYAVDLMAHDKLPQDYLSGLKILRTILGPLDQMKSNKFKEQRMLIRQLILYAPSSHIFRRLLVLSNPRSYPYGTEKSAQREMTKHAASIVVHIADGASEEQIPQVIQCMSSLMGTFEESEHYPEEEDYLKRLWECLHVLFLFAADENNCILIIHTRGLLTKILTPLTSDHYHQNNHEDWGDVLVESLKLINRLTTVHGHGQTLLRDISTNQEAVEPMNRILGCAECDDKEQKALIIRIFTELHVQVQLPNRVNFIEMLADIYTYTAVGSTRIPGPARIAALEALAKLCSRDGSNARIILQVNGSAVYSFTGDLDAASNGYCRYHISVAEILQHACLHYTRDDECLGVLKGSMTYVMPKVLTKILTGQEGAASQNNCQHRIIQKQQIEKALLSLGVTVHEMFISADQDLAVHFDGAIGEFSLPVKLREMVQRNSDPTASCLIILKLISRMVISMMKCRGSRYPKPDLESLVDALWKACSRKMYFIDSSMDFASGDHAAKPHRILDSFVIEAMELVRNYRETEPYH, from the exons ATGGATGATGACAATATAAGAGCTGTACTGTTGGTTAAGCAAATTTTAGGATGTATTGCATTCTGGGTCCAACTAGCGACGTACGCCATTCTATTATTATGCAGTGCTGCTGTTATCTTTCATGCGGGGCCGTTTATCGCTATCGGGGTTTCCCTGTGGCGTTTAAAACAGCATGATTACGGTAACTCTGATGGAGATTCTAGCACAGCAAACATGAAGCCGGCCCTTGATGTCTTGTACATCATTGTTGTGGTCCAAGGTGCAATCATTAACTACAGTCTAATGCTCAATGCTCTTGTGCCGAAAAAGCTAGTGGCCGTAGTGGCCAAAATATACGGCTTCGAAGGTCCAGGTGTCGCATTAGTTAAGAAATACATGATAGAAACAAGGAAGGGATGCGCGAAGCACCCGTCGTTCGCCAAAGGAAGGAACCTGGTGACATATGCTGTGGACCTGATGGCGCATGATAAGTTGCCTCAAGACTACCTCTCCGGGTTGAAGATCCTGAGAACAATCCTCGGACCACTGGACCAGATGAAATCGAATAAGTTTAAGGAGCAGCGCATGCTAATAAGACAGCTGATCTTGTACGCACCATCCAGCCACATCTTCCGCCGCCTGTTGGTCCTATCAAATCCGAGAAGCTACCCATATGGCACAGAAAAGAGTGCGCAAAGAGAGATGACCAAGCACGCAGCGAGTATAGTGGTGCACATAGCAGACGGGGCCAGTGAGGAGCAGATTCCCCAAGTGATCCAGTGCATGTCATCACTGATGGGCACATTCGAAGAAAGTGAGCATTATCCCGAGGAGGAGGACTACCTGAAGCGGTTGTGGGAATGTCTGCATGTTCTTTTTTTGTTCGCAGCCGACGAGAACAATTGTATACTCATCATCCACACTCGAGGTTTGCTCACCAAGATCCTGACGCCTCTAACCTCCGACCACTACCACCAAAATAATCATGAAGATTGGGGGGACGTACTAGtggaatcactgaaactgattAACCGGCTCACGACTGTTCATGGTCATGGACAAACCCTGCTTCGGGATATCTCAACCAACCAGGAAGCAGTCGAGCCAATGAACAGGATTCTCGGGTGTGCCGAATGTGATGATAAAGAACAGAAGGCATTGATCATAAGGATTTTCACCGAACTACACGTGCAGGTGCAGCTCCCAAACAGAGTAAATTTCATCGAGATGCTAGCAGACATCTACACTTACACTGCCGTCGGCTCCACCAGAATACCTGGGCCAGCCAGAATAGCGGCACTTGAAGCACTGGCGAAGCTATGTTCCCGAGATGGAAGCAATGCCAGGATTATTTTACAAGTAAATGGTTCTGCAGTTTACTCTTTCACAGGGGATCTTGACGCTGCAAGTAATGGATATTGCAGATACCATATAAGTGTAGCGGAAATCCTACAGCATGCTTGTCTCCATTACACTAGGGATGATGAATGCCTCGGAGTACTCAAGGGATCCATGACTTACGTGATGCCAAAG GTGCTCACCAAAATACTTACAGGTCAAGAAGGCGCTGCTTCGCAAAATAATTGCCAGCACAGGATAATTCAAAAACAGCAAATAGAGAAAGCTCTATTATCCCTTGGCGTGACAGTACATGAGATGTTCATCAGTGCTGATCAGGATTTGGCTGTTCATTTTGATGGCGCAATTGGTGAATTTAGCCTCCCGGTGAAGCTCAGGGAGATGGTACAAAGAAACAGTGACCCCACGGCAAGTTGCCTTATTATACTTAAGCTTATCAGCAGAATGGTCATATCGATGATGAAATGCAGAGGTAGCAGATACCCCAAGCCAGACTTGGAGAGCTTGGTGGATGCACTGTGGAAGGCTTGCAGCAGAAAGATGTATTTTATTGACAGCTCCATGGATTTCGCAAGCGGTGACCACGCAGCGAAGCCTCACAGGATTCTGGATTCATTTGTCATAGAAGCAATGGAGCTTGTTCGCAACTACAGGGAAACGGAACCATACCATT